One window of Athalia rosae chromosome 2, iyAthRosa1.1, whole genome shotgun sequence genomic DNA carries:
- the LOC105684859 gene encoding homeobox protein cut isoform X7, translated as MTRLVLRGPQRATLAEREVTALKEQLAAAGDGTTKTEGLQTPQNLHHGDQAHDLNNPRRTPNANFEQELHTKDKEISQLSEEVTRLQQSIQRLQESSAQATARLEEELELRRQHINRLEARLERQRDYEDLKREISVLRSVDFSQIATGEPGKSLELLLLERTKALQQTEILKPPTTPDALGGLASPLQRAANASPHGGNALPSASQPPQPPPPPPPPPPLPASTRSTPTPSSATSSSSLLFHPPLQNVETFGSFLGEEIVANWRRSLERSIMSQQHPQVSQNQHQLLHGPSLNHLPSPTDSTNTVPAKSSTPLGAGLDALEKSTTPIPGQETPAAPPTPSTRASLTSPPSLQPPTPTVVEQQQQQQQQQQQQQQQQQQQQQQQQQQQQQQQQQQQQQQQQQQQQPVPSMNGIPPKSPVEESCHNNNNSHHLTNNNIGGGLSVLDTLKSPFRFDDHRAHFRFADELGAAGMAGRLGESLIPKGDPMEARLQEMLRYNMDKYASQNLDTLHIARRVRELLSIHNIGQRLFAKYVLGLSQGTVSELLSKPKPWDKLTEKGRDSYRKMHGWACDDNAVMLLKSLIPKKECVPGKEQGMPTFARGPQDGGPQDISDERLAHMLSESGHLQLRSEHDTSNDADSKSPHRVGCPSPFSKDRMDSQNRRLKKYENDDIPQEKVVRIYQEELAKLMGRRVDDLRGPRDFPPSAMFPPFFSGAQGMQGMDRTQDDIRLALDAYHRELQKLNSGAGQNPALAGLPGLPGLPGLLALQQQALQQHHLATNGGGVQDLSLVKVDPRNKMMNGVSEEEKEKMEEAMRHAGSAFSLVRPKQEQPIGPQSTPGGSSASSPLGNSILPPAMTPSEEFAGAAAASPLQRMASITNSLISQPSTPTHHSPNQRPLKAVLPPITQQQFDMYNNLNTEDIVKRISVQVKEQLSQYSISQRLFGESVLGLSQGSVSDLLARPKPWHMLTQKGREPFIRMKMFLEDDNAVHKLVASQYKIAPEKLMRTGGYGGLPRKFNSACGTPMKPMPPTKLVQEQLQNAAKAQAAAQAAAQAAAQHQQESQMQLGPPQQSPQHPQHPQPPPPMMLTPTGPHHPHAQLSMQELQKKQQQMSLHSPHHQMTPSPLRGLHPHISPSVYEMAALTQDLDTQTITTKIKEALLANNIGQKIFGEAVLGLSQGSVSELLSKPKPWHMLSIKGREPFIRMQLWLSDAHNVDRLQALKNERREANKRRRNSGPGHDNSSDTSSNDTAEFYHAASPGPGPASAKKQRVLFSEEQKEALRLAFTLDPYPNVATIEFLAGELALSSRTITNWFHNHRMRLKQQSPHGPQEVQSPREPGQPFDSVQFRLLLNQRLLEIQKERMGLGNVPIPYPPYFNTNLVALVGSALKEQCSGLDLSMGALKREPNQEFEDDDGDDAMSNLGSEDSDGSGGSIKREPTETPAPSATVRSNRRKPAAPQWVNPEWQEPARTGDEVIINGVCVMQTDDYGVKRETEETVRVEPTPVQDRYEEDAGSDSSSASGAGQGLQDRDSPMPSPKSGQHSPVTSPRPPSEQPMSMQQQQQSVEDNAKDVVKHEPEEVWDY; from the exons ATCAGTCAGCTGAGCGAAGAAGTAACGAGACTACAGCAGAGCATCCAGCGGCTCCAAGAGAGCAGCGCGCAGGCTACGGCTCGCCTGGAAGAGGAACTCGAACTCCGTAGACAACACATAAACAGATTGGAAGCCAGACTCGAGAGACAAAGAGACTATGAGGACTTGAAGCGAGAAATCAGCGTGTTGAGGTCCGTGGATTTTTCCCAGATCGCGACCGGGGAACCTGGCAAGAGCCTCGAACTTCTTCTCCTCGAACGGACGAAGGCTCTTCAGCAAACGGAGATCCTTAAGCCACCGACAACGCCGGACGCACTCG GTGGCCTTGCTTCCCCCTTGCAGCGAGCCGCGAACGCCTCGCCTCACGGTGGCAACGCGCTACCCTCAGCATCCCAACCGCCGCAAccccctccacctcctccgcctccaccACCCCTGCCGGCCTCCACTCGATCGACCCCTACTCCTTCTTCGGCGACTTCTTCGTCCTCCTTACTATTCCATCCACCTCTCCAAAACGTGGAGACGTTCGGCTCATTCCTCGGTGAGGAGATCGTCGCCAACTGGAGGCGGTCCCTGGAGAGGTCTATCATGAGTCAGCAGCATCCCCAAGTCTCGCAAAACCAGCATCAGTTGTTGCACGGGCCCTCGTTAAACCATCTTCCGTCACCGACAGATTCGACGAACACCGTACCGGCAAAGTCGAGTACACCGCTCGGCGCGGGTTTGGATGCTTTGGAAAAATCAACCACACCGATTCCTGGTCAGGAAACACCCGCCGCTCCACCGACGCCTTCGACGAGAGCGAGTCTCACGTCACCCCCCAGCCTTCAACCGCCTACCCCCACGGTCgttgaacaacaacaacaacagcaacagcaacagcaacaacaacaacagcagcagcagcaacagcagcagcagcagcaacaacagcaacagcaacaacagcaacaacaacaacaacaacaacaacagcaacagcaacaacccGTACCGTCCATGAACGGGATTCCGCCAAAGAGTCCGGTGGAGGAGTCCTGCCACAACAATAACAACTCGCATCATCTAACCAACAATAATATCGGTGGTGGTCTCAGCGTACTCGACACCCTGAAGAGTCCGTTTCGCTTTGACGATCATCGGGCACACTTCCGGTTTGCGGACGAACTCGGTGCTGCCGGTATGGCAGGTCGCCTTGGGGAGTCTTTGATCCCCAAGGGCGATCCGATGGAAGCCAGACTCCAGGAAATGTTACGTTACAACATGGATAAGTACGCCTCGCAGAACCTCGACACACTGCACATCGCGAGGAGAGTTAGGGAACTTTTATCGATACACAATATCGGGCAGAGACTTTTCGCTAAATACGTACTCGGACTGAGTCAGGGAACGGTTAGCGAATTACTCAGCAAACCGAAACCGTGGGACAAGCTGACCGAGAAGGGGAGAGACAGCTACAGAAAGATGCACGGTTGGGCTTGCGACGACAACGCTGTCATGCTGCTCAAATCTCTCATCCCAAAGAAAG AGTGTGTTCCAGGTAAGGAGCAGGGTATGCCGACGTTTGCCAGAGGTCCTCAGGACGGTGGTCCCCAGGACATAAGCGACGAACGTTTGGCCCATATGCTATCGGAATCCGGACACCTGCAGCTGCGTAGCGAACACGACACCTCGAACGATGCCGACAGTAAAAGTCCGCATCGCGTCGGTTGTCCGAGTCCATTCAGCAAGGACAGAATGGACAGCCAAAACAGGAGACTGAAGAAGTACGAGAACGACGACATTCCCCAGGAAAAAGTTGTGAGGATCTACCAGGAAGAACTCGCGAAACTTATGGGACGCAGAGTCGACGATCTTCGCGGACCCAGGGACTTTCCTCCGAG CGCGATGTTTCCACCCTTTTTCAGCGGGGCGCAGGGTATGCAGGGGATGGATCGCACGCAGGACGACATTCGCCTCGCCCTTGACGCGTATCATCGCGAGCTGCAAAAACTGAATTCCGGCGCCGGACAAAATCCAGCTCTCGCCGGACTTCCCGGTCTTCCGGGACTTCCGGGACTCCTCGCTCTCCAGCAGCAAGCTCTTCAGCAGCATCACCTAGCGACGAACGGCGGCGGAGTCCAGGACCTCAGCCTGGTCAAGGTCGATCCGAGAAACAAGATGATGAACGGTGTGTCggaggaagagaaggaaaagatgGAGGAAGCCATGAGACACGCGGGAAGCGCGTTCTCCCTGGTACGACCCAAGCAAGAACAACCCATCGGGCCACAGTCAACCCCCGGTGGTTCCAGTGCGAGTTCCCCGCTGGGTAACTCGATTTTACCACCGGCAATGACGCCGAGCGAAGAATTTGCCGGCGCCGCGGCAGCGAGCCCCTTGCAAAGAATGGCGTCCATCACTAATAGCTTAATCAGCCAACCGTCCACTCCAACTCACCATTCGCCGAATCAAAGACCGTTGAAAGCGGTTTTACCACCGATCACGCAACAACAGTTCGACATGTACAACAATTTGAATACAGAAGATATCGTCAAAAGG ATTTCCGTACAGGTGAAGGAGCAGCTCTCCCAGTATTCGATTTCTCAACGTTTGTTCGGCGAATCCGTATTGGGACTCTCCCAAGGCTCGGTGTCCGATCTTCTGGCTCGACCCAAGCCATGGCATATGCTCACGCAGAAGGGACGCGAACCGTTCATCAGGATGAAGATGTTCCTCGAGGACGATAACGCCGTCCACAAACTCGTCGCGAGCCAGTACAAAATCGCTCCGGAGAAGCTCATGAGGACCGGCGGCTACGGCGGCCTGCCTCGTAAGTTCAACTCAG CATGCGGAACCCCGATGAAGCCGATGCCACCGACAAAACTTGTCCAAGAGCAACTCCAGAACGCCGCCAAAGCTCAGGCTGCCGCACAAGCCGCGGCTCAAGCGGCGGCACAGCACCAACAGGAAAGTCAGATGCAGCTCGGTCCTCCTCAGCAAAGTCCACAGCATCCGCAACACCCCCAACCACCGCCGCCGATGATGCTGACCCCGACCGGCCCTCACCATCCGCACGCCCAACTTAGCATGCAGGAACTGCAGAAGAAACAGCAGCAGATGAGCCTTCATTCTCCACATCATCAGATGACGCCTTCGCCACTCCGAGGACTTCATCCCCACATTTCACCGAGTGTTTACGAAATGGCGGCGCTTACCCAGGATCTCGATACCCAAACGATCACGACAAAGATCAAGGAAGCTCTCTTAGCGAACAATATCGGTCAGAAGATATTCGGTGAAGCAGTGTTGGGTTTGTCTCAGGGTTCCGTCAGCGAGCTATTGAGCAAACCGAAGCCATGGCACATGCTCAGTATAAAGGGACGCGAGCCTTTCATAAGAATGCAACTCTGGCTCTCCGACGCCCACAACGTCGATCGGCTTCAAGCTCTGAAGAATGAAAGACGAGAGGCGAACAAGAGGCGGCGAAACAGCGGTCCCGGTCACGACAACAGTTCGGACACATCGAGCAACGACACGGCCGAGTTTTATCACGCTGCGTCCCCCGGTCCAGGTCCGGCATCGGCGAAAAAACAACGCGTCCTGTTCtccgaagaacaaaaagaggCTCTGAGGCTCGCTTTTACCCTCGACCCCTACCCGAACGTGGCGACGATAGAGTTCCTCGCCGGTGAGCTTGCCCTATCCTCGCGAACGATAACGAACTGGTTCCACAACCACAGGATGCGTCTGAAGCAGCAATCCCCTCACGGTCCCCAAGAGGTCCAATCCCCGAGGGAACCGGGGCAACCTTTCGATTCGGTACAGTTCCGACTACTCCTCAACCAAAGACTACTGGAGATCCAGAAGGAGAGGATGGGCCTCGGTAACGTCCCAATTCCGTACCCTCCTTACTTCAACACAAACCTTGTCGCCCTGGTGGGTAGCGCCCTGAAAGAACAGTGCTCGGGTCTCGACCTATCGATGGGTGCGTTGAAACGAGAACCCAACCAGGAATtcgaggacgacgacggtgaCGACGCGATGAGCAATCTCGGTAGCGAAGACTCCGATGGTTCGGGGGGTAGCATAAAACGTGAGCCAACGGAAACTCCTGCTCCGTCAGCGACGGTCCGATCCAACAGAAGAAAGCCGGCCGCTCCGCAATGGGTGAATCCCGAATGGCAAGAACCAGCCAGAACCGGTGACGAGGTGATAATAAACGGGGTTTGCGTCATGCAGACGGACGACTATGGAGTGAAAAGGGAAACGGAGGAAACTGTTCGCGTCGAACCGACGCCGGTACAAGACAGATACGAAGAGGACGCAGGTAGTGATTCTTCGTCAGCGTCGGGAGCGGGTCAAGGGTTACAGGACAGAGACAGCCCGATGCCGAGTCCTAAGTCCGGTCAGCACAGTCCTGTAACGTCGCCACGGCCGCCTTCGGAGCAGCCTATGAGTatgcaacaacagcaacagtcTGTCGAAGATAATGCGAAGGACGTTGTTAAGCAcgaacccgaggaggtgtggGATTACTAG
- the LOC105684859 gene encoding homeobox protein cut isoform X6 yields MQASAEANSLDLQAMQSMDWLFKKEKIYLLAQFWQQRATLAEREVTALKEQLAAAGDGTTKTEGLQTPQNLHHGDQAHDLNNPRRTPNANFEQELHTKDKEISQLSEEVTRLQQSIQRLQESSAQATARLEEELELRRQHINRLEARLERQRDYEDLKREISVLRSVDFSQIATGEPGKSLELLLLERTKALQQTEILKPPTTPDALGGLASPLQRAANASPHGGNALPSASQPPQPPPPPPPPPPLPASTRSTPTPSSATSSSSLLFHPPLQNVETFGSFLGEEIVANWRRSLERSIMSQQHPQVSQNQHQLLHGPSLNHLPSPTDSTNTVPAKSSTPLGAGLDALEKSTTPIPGQETPAAPPTPSTRASLTSPPSLQPPTPTVVEQQQQQQQQQQQQQQQQQQQQQQQQQQQQQQQQQQQQQQQQQQQQPVPSMNGIPPKSPVEESCHNNNNSHHLTNNNIGGGLSVLDTLKSPFRFDDHRAHFRFADELGAAGMAGRLGESLIPKGDPMEARLQEMLRYNMDKYASQNLDTLHIARRVRELLSIHNIGQRLFAKYVLGLSQGTVSELLSKPKPWDKLTEKGRDSYRKMHGWACDDNAVMLLKSLIPKKECVPGKEQGMPTFARGPQDGGPQDISDERLAHMLSESGHLQLRSEHDTSNDADSKSPHRVGCPSPFSKDRMDSQNRRLKKYENDDIPQEKVVRIYQEELAKLMGRRVDDLRGPRDFPPSGAQGMQGMDRTQDDIRLALDAYHRELQKLNSGAGQNPALAGLPGLPGLPGLLALQQQALQQHHLATNGGGVQDLSLVKVDPRNKMMNGVSEEEKEKMEEAMRHAGSAFSLVRPKQEQPIGPQSTPGGSSASSPLGNSILPPAMTPSEEFAGAAAASPLQRMASITNSLISQPSTPTHHSPNQRPLKAVLPPITQQQFDMYNNLNTEDIVKRVKEQLSQYSISQRLFGESVLGLSQGSVSDLLARPKPWHMLTQKGREPFIRMKMFLEDDNAVHKLVASQYKIAPEKLMRTGGYGGLPPCGTPMKPMPPTKLVQEQLQNAAKAQAAAQAAAQAAAQHQQESQMQLGPPQQSPQHPQHPQPPPPMMLTPTGPHHPHAQLSMQELQKKQQQMSLHSPHHQMTPSPLRGLHPHISPSVYEMAALTQDLDTQTITTKIKEALLANNIGQKIFGEAVLGLSQGSVSELLSKPKPWHMLSIKGREPFIRMQLWLSDAHNVDRLQALKNERREANKRRRNSGPGHDNSSDTSSNDTAEFYHAASPGPGPASAKKQRVLFSEEQKEALRLAFTLDPYPNVATIEFLAGELALSSRTITNWFHNHRMRLKQQSPHGPQEVQSPREPGQPFDSVQFRLLLNQRLLEIQKERMGLGNVPIPYPPYFNTNLVALVGSALKEQCSGLDLSMGALKREPNQEFEDDDGDDAMSNLGSEDSDGSGGSIKREPTETPAPSATVRSNRRKPAAPQWVNPEWQEPARTGDEVIINGVCVMQTDDYGVKRETEETVRVEPTPVQDRYEEDAGSDSSSASGAGQGLQDRDSPMPSPKSGQHSPVTSPRPPSEQPMSMQQQQQSVEDNAKDVVKHEPEEVWDY; encoded by the exons ATCAGTCAGCTGAGCGAAGAAGTAACGAGACTACAGCAGAGCATCCAGCGGCTCCAAGAGAGCAGCGCGCAGGCTACGGCTCGCCTGGAAGAGGAACTCGAACTCCGTAGACAACACATAAACAGATTGGAAGCCAGACTCGAGAGACAAAGAGACTATGAGGACTTGAAGCGAGAAATCAGCGTGTTGAGGTCCGTGGATTTTTCCCAGATCGCGACCGGGGAACCTGGCAAGAGCCTCGAACTTCTTCTCCTCGAACGGACGAAGGCTCTTCAGCAAACGGAGATCCTTAAGCCACCGACAACGCCGGACGCACTCG GTGGCCTTGCTTCCCCCTTGCAGCGAGCCGCGAACGCCTCGCCTCACGGTGGCAACGCGCTACCCTCAGCATCCCAACCGCCGCAAccccctccacctcctccgcctccaccACCCCTGCCGGCCTCCACTCGATCGACCCCTACTCCTTCTTCGGCGACTTCTTCGTCCTCCTTACTATTCCATCCACCTCTCCAAAACGTGGAGACGTTCGGCTCATTCCTCGGTGAGGAGATCGTCGCCAACTGGAGGCGGTCCCTGGAGAGGTCTATCATGAGTCAGCAGCATCCCCAAGTCTCGCAAAACCAGCATCAGTTGTTGCACGGGCCCTCGTTAAACCATCTTCCGTCACCGACAGATTCGACGAACACCGTACCGGCAAAGTCGAGTACACCGCTCGGCGCGGGTTTGGATGCTTTGGAAAAATCAACCACACCGATTCCTGGTCAGGAAACACCCGCCGCTCCACCGACGCCTTCGACGAGAGCGAGTCTCACGTCACCCCCCAGCCTTCAACCGCCTACCCCCACGGTCgttgaacaacaacaacaacagcaacagcaacagcaacaacaacaacagcagcagcagcaacagcagcagcagcagcaacaacagcaacagcaacaacagcaacaacaacaacaacaacaacaacagcaacagcaacaacccGTACCGTCCATGAACGGGATTCCGCCAAAGAGTCCGGTGGAGGAGTCCTGCCACAACAATAACAACTCGCATCATCTAACCAACAATAATATCGGTGGTGGTCTCAGCGTACTCGACACCCTGAAGAGTCCGTTTCGCTTTGACGATCATCGGGCACACTTCCGGTTTGCGGACGAACTCGGTGCTGCCGGTATGGCAGGTCGCCTTGGGGAGTCTTTGATCCCCAAGGGCGATCCGATGGAAGCCAGACTCCAGGAAATGTTACGTTACAACATGGATAAGTACGCCTCGCAGAACCTCGACACACTGCACATCGCGAGGAGAGTTAGGGAACTTTTATCGATACACAATATCGGGCAGAGACTTTTCGCTAAATACGTACTCGGACTGAGTCAGGGAACGGTTAGCGAATTACTCAGCAAACCGAAACCGTGGGACAAGCTGACCGAGAAGGGGAGAGACAGCTACAGAAAGATGCACGGTTGGGCTTGCGACGACAACGCTGTCATGCTGCTCAAATCTCTCATCCCAAAGAAAG AGTGTGTTCCAGGTAAGGAGCAGGGTATGCCGACGTTTGCCAGAGGTCCTCAGGACGGTGGTCCCCAGGACATAAGCGACGAACGTTTGGCCCATATGCTATCGGAATCCGGACACCTGCAGCTGCGTAGCGAACACGACACCTCGAACGATGCCGACAGTAAAAGTCCGCATCGCGTCGGTTGTCCGAGTCCATTCAGCAAGGACAGAATGGACAGCCAAAACAGGAGACTGAAGAAGTACGAGAACGACGACATTCCCCAGGAAAAAGTTGTGAGGATCTACCAGGAAGAACTCGCGAAACTTATGGGACGCAGAGTCGACGATCTTCGCGGACCCAGGGACTTTCCTCCGAG CGGGGCGCAGGGTATGCAGGGGATGGATCGCACGCAGGACGACATTCGCCTCGCCCTTGACGCGTATCATCGCGAGCTGCAAAAACTGAATTCCGGCGCCGGACAAAATCCAGCTCTCGCCGGACTTCCCGGTCTTCCGGGACTTCCGGGACTCCTCGCTCTCCAGCAGCAAGCTCTTCAGCAGCATCACCTAGCGACGAACGGCGGCGGAGTCCAGGACCTCAGCCTGGTCAAGGTCGATCCGAGAAACAAGATGATGAACGGTGTGTCggaggaagagaaggaaaagatgGAGGAAGCCATGAGACACGCGGGAAGCGCGTTCTCCCTGGTACGACCCAAGCAAGAACAACCCATCGGGCCACAGTCAACCCCCGGTGGTTCCAGTGCGAGTTCCCCGCTGGGTAACTCGATTTTACCACCGGCAATGACGCCGAGCGAAGAATTTGCCGGCGCCGCGGCAGCGAGCCCCTTGCAAAGAATGGCGTCCATCACTAATAGCTTAATCAGCCAACCGTCCACTCCAACTCACCATTCGCCGAATCAAAGACCGTTGAAAGCGGTTTTACCACCGATCACGCAACAACAGTTCGACATGTACAACAATTTGAATACAGAAGATATCGTCAAAAGG GTGAAGGAGCAGCTCTCCCAGTATTCGATTTCTCAACGTTTGTTCGGCGAATCCGTATTGGGACTCTCCCAAGGCTCGGTGTCCGATCTTCTGGCTCGACCCAAGCCATGGCATATGCTCACGCAGAAGGGACGCGAACCGTTCATCAGGATGAAGATGTTCCTCGAGGACGATAACGCCGTCCACAAACTCGTCGCGAGCCAGTACAAAATCGCTCCGGAGAAGCTCATGAGGACCGGCGGCTACGGCGGCCTGCCTC CATGCGGAACCCCGATGAAGCCGATGCCACCGACAAAACTTGTCCAAGAGCAACTCCAGAACGCCGCCAAAGCTCAGGCTGCCGCACAAGCCGCGGCTCAAGCGGCGGCACAGCACCAACAGGAAAGTCAGATGCAGCTCGGTCCTCCTCAGCAAAGTCCACAGCATCCGCAACACCCCCAACCACCGCCGCCGATGATGCTGACCCCGACCGGCCCTCACCATCCGCACGCCCAACTTAGCATGCAGGAACTGCAGAAGAAACAGCAGCAGATGAGCCTTCATTCTCCACATCATCAGATGACGCCTTCGCCACTCCGAGGACTTCATCCCCACATTTCACCGAGTGTTTACGAAATGGCGGCGCTTACCCAGGATCTCGATACCCAAACGATCACGACAAAGATCAAGGAAGCTCTCTTAGCGAACAATATCGGTCAGAAGATATTCGGTGAAGCAGTGTTGGGTTTGTCTCAGGGTTCCGTCAGCGAGCTATTGAGCAAACCGAAGCCATGGCACATGCTCAGTATAAAGGGACGCGAGCCTTTCATAAGAATGCAACTCTGGCTCTCCGACGCCCACAACGTCGATCGGCTTCAAGCTCTGAAGAATGAAAGACGAGAGGCGAACAAGAGGCGGCGAAACAGCGGTCCCGGTCACGACAACAGTTCGGACACATCGAGCAACGACACGGCCGAGTTTTATCACGCTGCGTCCCCCGGTCCAGGTCCGGCATCGGCGAAAAAACAACGCGTCCTGTTCtccgaagaacaaaaagaggCTCTGAGGCTCGCTTTTACCCTCGACCCCTACCCGAACGTGGCGACGATAGAGTTCCTCGCCGGTGAGCTTGCCCTATCCTCGCGAACGATAACGAACTGGTTCCACAACCACAGGATGCGTCTGAAGCAGCAATCCCCTCACGGTCCCCAAGAGGTCCAATCCCCGAGGGAACCGGGGCAACCTTTCGATTCGGTACAGTTCCGACTACTCCTCAACCAAAGACTACTGGAGATCCAGAAGGAGAGGATGGGCCTCGGTAACGTCCCAATTCCGTACCCTCCTTACTTCAACACAAACCTTGTCGCCCTGGTGGGTAGCGCCCTGAAAGAACAGTGCTCGGGTCTCGACCTATCGATGGGTGCGTTGAAACGAGAACCCAACCAGGAATtcgaggacgacgacggtgaCGACGCGATGAGCAATCTCGGTAGCGAAGACTCCGATGGTTCGGGGGGTAGCATAAAACGTGAGCCAACGGAAACTCCTGCTCCGTCAGCGACGGTCCGATCCAACAGAAGAAAGCCGGCCGCTCCGCAATGGGTGAATCCCGAATGGCAAGAACCAGCCAGAACCGGTGACGAGGTGATAATAAACGGGGTTTGCGTCATGCAGACGGACGACTATGGAGTGAAAAGGGAAACGGAGGAAACTGTTCGCGTCGAACCGACGCCGGTACAAGACAGATACGAAGAGGACGCAGGTAGTGATTCTTCGTCAGCGTCGGGAGCGGGTCAAGGGTTACAGGACAGAGACAGCCCGATGCCGAGTCCTAAGTCCGGTCAGCACAGTCCTGTAACGTCGCCACGGCCGCCTTCGGAGCAGCCTATGAGTatgcaacaacagcaacagtcTGTCGAAGATAATGCGAAGGACGTTGTTAAGCAcgaacccgaggaggtgtggGATTACTAG